The genomic interval ATGGAGTACCCCATTTTCTCCCTCTCGAAGAACCGCGACACGCGCATCCGCGTCTATTCGCGTGCCGGCCGAAGCATTCGCATCATCCCGTCCGCTGTGGGCGCGGCTACAGTCTTCGACAAAGACATCCTGATCTACTGCATCAGCCAGATCGTGCGAGGGCACGATGCTGGCATAAAGGTTTCGCGCCGTGTCCGCGTGGACGTGTACCCGTTTCTGCTGGGAACGCGCCGCAGCACCGGAGGCGCGGCCTACGAGCGCGTGGTGGACATGTGCCGACGCCTGAAGGGCACCACCATTGAAACGAACGTCAAGACGAACGAGAAGGAACAGCTCGAAGGCTTCGGCTTGATCGAGGACTACCGCGTGACGACTTGGACGAAGAACGGCAAAGGCGCGCTGGAGTTGGAGCTGACAATTTCTGAATGGCTCTACCGGGCCGCAATGGACTTCGACATCCTCACTCTACACCCCGACTACTTCAGCCTTGGCCAAGCCCTGGAACGCCGGTTGTACGAGCTGGCGCGCAAGCACTGCGGCGATAAGGCATGGTGGGAAATCAGCTTGCCGTTGCTGCTGGAGAAAACGGGCAGCTCGCAGACCTTGCGCCGCTTCAAGCAAGAGATCAAGGAGATCGTGGAGCGCGACCCATTGCCCGACTACCGGATGTTCCTGGACGAGTCCGTGAAGCCCAACAAGCTGGTCATCATGACCCGCGACAACGCCAAACTGGTATGCGAGGCTAACAAGGCCGGCAAGCTGTCCTGGGTGTCCTACTTCTTGCAAAAAAAACTGGCCTGACCCCCATGCAGAGGCTCGCCGCACTGCCCCAGCTTGACCACCGGCAGAGCCTCAACCGCCCATCGTGGCACACTGGCCAGCGCCGGGACGGACTCGTCTATCGGCGTACATTTCGCCTTCTTGCCAAACCGCTCGAATTCGTCTATCGCGGTACGGTTTACTCGTCTATCGCCGCACATCCTTGCGCGACAAAACTACCGAAAAACCCGCATCAGCATTGGACTTTTAGCCCGGTAGCATCCGAAAACGCCTTTTTTGCTGCCACGCTGAAAGCATCCGACACTGCCAAAAACACTCGTCTATCGGCGTACATTTGGCCACTTATCCACAGAAAGCGCGGCCGTTTCGTCTATCGACGTACAAACACTCGTCTATCGCGGTACGCTTTTCTCGTCTATCGGCGTACAGCTTTCTCGTCTATCGGCGTACATGCCACTTGTAAAAATCCTTGCGCGACAAGGACTTACGACCTGTTATCCACAGCGTAACACGCGCGCGCGTTTTAACGCCTTCTTATTTAACGTTTTAACGCCGCCGAAGGGGGGTACCCCCCCTTCTCGAACCCACCCGGCCGGCTTCGCCGTCCTCCCATCCCCCCAGGGGCTGTGCCCCTCGGCCTTCGGCCTCACCCCAAATCGTGCGCGCCTACGGCGCGAGTGCTTACGAAAGCCCGGCTGCGCCGGGCGGGGTGCTCCACCGCCCTGCAACCACGGTCTAAGCGGCTCAGGCCGTCCGCAAGCGGCCGTCCCGACCTGCCCCGCAAGCGGGGCACCCTGCGGGCGCTAAGACACCGGATAAATCACGCTCGCCGCGTCCTACGGCCGCGCCGACCGCTCAACCGGGCGCGCAGCGCGCCGTGGAACACCGTTCCTGCTGCACAACCGTCAAAAAGTCTTCAAAAGGGAGGGGCGAAGCCTTCCGCGATGGGCATGAAGGCTTAGAAGGGCTGAAATGGCCGCGCAGGAGGCCCGCCACGGCGTTTTCTGACCCTTGGCCAGCCCTGACCCCTCGGACACCCGGAAAAATCGCTTGTAGCGCGTTCTGTGCGGTCGGTTTTCTGGCTGAACAGCTCATGCTAACGGCTGGCCAGCCGCTGCTCCACTGCGGCCGCCTCGATGCGGGCCGGATGCCCTGCCGGCGAAAGTGAACACGATAGACGAATCACTGCCCGCGAAGGCTCTGTTTCCGGGGCTTGGCGGCAGATTTCGAGTGCCAACACGCATGAAATCGGCCTGATCCTGGCCAACTTGCCCATTTTTCCCGGCCTGGAGCCATTCGAGGCTCGGGCCGACGCGCCCGATTCGTCTATCGGGGGCTTTTCTAGAAGGACGGCCGCCGAGGTGGCCACCGACCCGCTTCCACCACCAGCTCGACGCCCGGCCCGCCGAAGGCAAGCGCGACGGCGGCCGATCCCGGCCGGCACTTCGCCTGTTGCGTTTGTTGTTTTTTACTGTAAAATACAACATACAACAACAAACAACACAATCAACCGAAAGGAGCCTGTCATGGCAAGCGAAGCGATCATCACGGAAGAACTGATCTGTAAAGCCGCCGAACAACTGGCGGCCGAGGGGATGCGCCCGACAAACGAGACGGTGCGCGAACTGCTGGCGAAGTGGACGAGCACGAAGGGCGGTAGCTACGCCACCATCGGCCCGGTGCTGCGCGCCTGGAAGGCCCGCCGCAAGGCGGCCGAGTCGGCCGAGCCGGTACGCGAAGCCGCGCCCCAGGTTGTGCTCGACAAGGTGCAGGGCTGGGCTTCGGACATGTGGGGCGTGGCACTGGAGCTTGCCAATGGTCGCTTGGCCTCCGAGCGTGAATCTCTGGAGCGGGTGCGTCAGGAACTCGAAGCCGAGACTGCGGAGGCGCTGGCCCTGGCCGAGAAACGCGAGGACGAACGCGATGAGGCGCGCCGGCAAGCCGCCGAACTGACCGACCAACTGGCCAGCCTTCAGGCCGACGTGGCTGCACAAACCGAGCGAGCGGCGGCTGGGGAAGCGCGGGCGGCCGAGCTGGAGAAGCGGGCCAACGAGGTGCATGACGACCTGAAGGCTGAACGGGCGCGACGCGATGAAGCGGAGGCCGCACGCCGGACGGTGGAAGCCGAGCTTTCCACCCAGCGCGCGGACGTGGCCCGACTCTCCCAGCAAGCGGCAGACTTGGAGCGCGAGCTGGCCCAGGTTCGCGGTGAACTTGCGCGAGTGCAGGAGCAAGGAGCGGCCGAGCTGGCGGCGGCGCGGAAAGAGCACGCCGAAGGGGTGGCTGCTCAACGTGCCCAGCAT from Cupriavidus basilensis carries:
- a CDS encoding DNA-binding protein, which encodes MASEAIITEELICKAAEQLAAEGMRPTNETVRELLAKWTSTKGGSYATIGPVLRAWKARRKAAESAEPVREAAPQVVLDKVQGWASDMWGVALELANGRLASERESLERVRQELEAETAEALALAEKREDERDEARRQAAELTDQLASLQADVAAQTERAAAGEARAAELEKRANEVHDDLKAERARRDEAEAARRTVEAELSTQRADVARLSQQAADLERELAQVRGELARVQEQGAAELAAARKEHAEGVAAQRAQHDAEVGRLKDAHQQALHDQKQRSVEVIGKLETSKQRMEAELDEARKEARDAAAQLGRVTGELDALRSQVASQEATIRGFTAKKADKT